One Mycoavidus sp. HKI genomic region harbors:
- a CDS encoding glutathione S-transferase N-terminal domain-containing protein yields the protein MMILYSGATCPFSQRCRVVLFEKGMDFEIRDVDLFNKPEDIAVMNPYGQVPILVERDLILYESNIINEYIDERFPHPQLMPADPAQRARARLFLFNFEKELFVHVTTLESAKGRSTDKTHEKARHAIRDRLTQLAPIFIKNKYMLGEEFSMLDVAIAPLLWRLDYFGIELSKNAASLMKYAERIFSRPAFIEALTPSEKVMRR from the coding sequence ATGATGATTTTATATTCCGGCGCGACGTGCCCGTTTTCTCAGCGTTGCCGGGTGGTCCTATTTGAAAAAGGGATGGACTTTGAAATCCGAGATGTTGATCTTTTCAATAAACCGGAAGATATTGCAGTCATGAATCCATATGGTCAAGTGCCAATTTTAGTGGAGCGTGACCTGATTCTATACGAGTCAAATATCATTAACGAATATATTGATGAGCGGTTTCCTCATCCGCAGTTGATGCCCGCAGATCCAGCACAACGCGCGCGCGCTCGTCTTTTTCTGTTTAACTTTGAAAAAGAATTGTTTGTGCACGTCACTACGCTTGAATCGGCTAAAGGCCGCTCAACTGACAAGACCCATGAAAAAGCGCGTCATGCCATTCGCGATCGTTTAACTCAATTAGCGCCGATTTTTATTAAAAACAAATATATGCTGGGCGAAGAGTTTTCGATGTTGGACGTAGCTATTGCGCCATTGCTATGGCGCCTTGATTATTTTGGCATTGAACTTTCAAAGAATGCGGCGTCACTAATGAAGTACGCGGAGCGGATTTTTAGCCGTCCAGCCTTCATTGAAGCATTGACCCCTTCAGAAAAGGTCATGCGTCGTTAA
- a CDS encoding cytochrome c1: protein MKTLLSILILAAVIVTSAVANEQTVALDRAPDRTRDLAALQRGARLFVNYCLNCHSANQMRYSRLRDIGISAQEVESNLLFTTDKVGKMMNIAMRVDDAKAWFGTDAPDLSLEARARGRDWLYTYLRSFYRDDTRPTGWNNLVFENVAMPHVLWQLQGQRTLQSEGESSAGHDIGQKNIGYRQLTPGTLSPMDYDSAVANLVSYLVWMAEPVQQRRKRLGVWVIVFLSVLSLFAWRLNVNYWKEIK, encoded by the coding sequence ATGAAAACACTGCTCTCAATATTGATCTTGGCTGCTGTTATAGTGACTTCAGCGGTGGCAAATGAGCAAACGGTCGCACTGGATCGAGCTCCTGATCGCACGCGGGACCTTGCAGCGCTGCAGCGCGGTGCTCGGCTCTTCGTGAACTATTGTTTAAATTGTCATAGTGCGAACCAAATGCGCTATAGTCGGCTGCGCGACATTGGTATTTCTGCGCAAGAGGTTGAAAGCAATCTGTTGTTTACCACTGACAAGGTTGGCAAGATGATGAATATTGCCATGCGCGTGGACGATGCTAAAGCATGGTTCGGCACAGATGCGCCGGACCTATCCTTGGAGGCCCGAGCGCGCGGGCGCGACTGGTTATATACCTACTTAAGAAGTTTTTACCGGGATGATACTCGGCCTACTGGCTGGAACAATTTGGTCTTTGAGAATGTTGCGATGCCTCATGTATTATGGCAGTTACAGGGACAACGTACGCTGCAAAGCGAAGGGGAGAGTAGTGCGGGGCACGATATCGGTCAAAAAAATATAGGCTACCGGCAACTTACACCGGGTACCTTGTCGCCAATGGATTATGATTCGGCAGTGGCTAATTTAGTCTCTTATTTGGTCTGGATGGCTGAACCTGTACAACAGCGGCGCAAACGGCTTGGGGTGTGGGTGATAGTGTTTTTGAGTGTGCTCAGTCTTTTCGCGTGGCGGTTGAATGTAAACTATTGGAAAGAAATTAAATAG